The stretch of DNA TGTTTCAAAACCACCCGTCCTCCACAGGGGGCGCCCCGCCACGTCCGCGCGCCGCGCCCGTAGGCCGAGTTGACCTCGATCACGCATGAGAACGGGTACGTGACGGATGCTTGACACGCCACTCACGGGGGTCCTAACTTCGCGATATGAATCGATTCATTCACGTCGGCCTCAGCAGTGTCCGGCCGCCCTCGCATCAGCTGCGTACCGGCTTCGGGGGCAGCGCCCATGTCTGATCGAACCGCCGTGAAGGCTTTCCTCAAGTCACAGGTGATCGAGACCCCGTCGTGGGGCTACGGGAACTCCGGCACACGTTTCAAGGTGTTCGCGCAGGCGGGCGTACCCCGCGACCCGTACGAGAAGCTGGACGACGCCGCCCAGGTGCACGCGGCGACCGGCGTCGCCCCCGTGGTCTCCCTGCACATCCCGTGGGACAGGGTCGACGACTACGGCTCGCTGGTGAGGCACGCGAAGGAGCGCGGGGTGCGGCTGGGGGCGATCAACGCCAACGTCTTCCAGGACGACGCGTACAAGCTCGGCTCGGTCACCCACCCGGACCCCGCGGTGCGCCGCCAGGCCACCGACCATCTGCTCCAGTGCGTCGACGTCATGGACGTCACCGGCTCGCACGATCTGAAGCTCTGGTTCGCGGACGGGACCAACTACCCCGGCCAGGACGACATCGTGGCCCGGCAGGACCGGCTGGCCGAGGCGCTGTCGGAGGTGTACGGAAGGCTCGGCGACGACCAGCGGATCCTGCTGGAGTACAAGCTCTTCGAGCCCGCCTTCTACACGACCGACGTGCCCGACTGGGGCACTTCCTACGCACACTGCCTGGAGCTCGGCGAGAAGGCCCAGGTCGTCGTCGACACCGGCCATCACGCGCCGGGCACCAATATAGAGTTCATCGTCGCTTTCCTGCTGCGGCAGGGGAAACTCGGCGGCTTCGACTTCAACTCCCGCTTCTACGCGGACGACGACCTGATGGCAGGCGCCGCCGACCCCTTCCAGCTGTTCAGGATCCTGCACCAGGTCGCCGTCAACGGAGGCTTCTCACCCAGCACCGGAGTGGCGTTCCTCCTCGACCAGTGCCACAACATCGAGGCGAAGATCCCCGCGGTCATCCGCTCGGTGATGAACGTCCAGGAGGCCACGGCCAAGGCGCTGCTCGTCGACTCCGAGGCGCTCGGAGCGGCCCAGCGCTCCGGTGACGTGCTCGGCGCCAACGCCGTACTGATGGACGCCTACAACACCGATGTCAGGCCGTTGCTCGCCGAGGTGCGCCAGGAACAAGGGATCGACCCCGACCCGTTGGCCGCCTACCGCGCCTCCGGGTGGGCCGAGCGGATCGTCGCCGAGCGGGTGGGCGGTGAGCAGGCCGGCTGGGGAGCCTGATCCGCCCCCCGGCTGAGGGCCGGCAGCACCGGCGCCCGCCCTGTCTCGAACCGCCCTTCCTCTCAGGTACCGCCCTCTCGGGTACCGCCCGTCCCCTCAGGAACCGAAGGAATCCCGTCATGACGCTGTCCCCCGAGGCCGACGCCCTGCTCGCGCGCTCCCACCGCCTGGGCGCCGACCCGCGCAACACCAACTACGCGGGTGGCAACACGTCCGCCAAGGGCACCGCCACCGACCCGGTGAGCGGCGCGGACACCGAACTGATGTGGGTGAAGGGCTCGGGCGGCGACCTGGGCACCCTCACCGGGCCGGGGCTGGCCGTACTGCGTCTCGACCGGCTCCGTGCCCTCGTCGATGTCTACCCGGGCGAGGAACGCGAGGACGAGATGGTCGCCGCGTTCGACTACTGCCTGCACGGCAAGGGCGGCGCCGCGCCGTCCATCGACACCGCCATGCACGGGCTGGTCGACGCGCCCCACGTCGACCACCTGCACCCGGACGCCGGTATCGCGCTGGCCTGCGCCGCCGACGGCGAGGCGCTGACGGAGGAGTGTTTCGGCGACCGGGTGGTGTGGGTGGGCTGGCGCCGCCCCGGCTTCCAGCTCGGTCTCGACATCGCCGCGGCCAAGAAGGCCAACCCCCGCGCGATCGGCTGCGTCCTGGGCGGTCACGGCATCACGGCGTGGGGGGAGACGTCCTCGGAGTGCGAGGAGAACTCACTCCGCGTCATACGTGAGGCGCGGGAGTTCCTGTCCGAGCGCGGAAAGCCCGAGCCCTTCGGCCCCGTACGCGACGACTGTCTGCCCCTGCCAAAGGACGAGCGGCGGAGCCGGGCCGCCGCACTGGCACCACTGCTGCGCGGCCTCGCCTCGACCGACCGCCCCCAGGTGGGCCATTTCACCGATACGGCCCCCGTACTGGACTTCCTGGCCCGCGCCGAGCATCCTCGGCTCGCCGCCCTGGGCACCTCCTGCCCCGACCACTTCCTGCGGACGAAGGTACGTCCGCTGGTGCTCGACCTGCCCCCGGCGGCTCCGCTGGACGAGGTCTCGGTGCGGCTGCGGCGACTGCACGAGGAGTACAGGAGCGAGTACGCCGCCTACTACGACAGGCACGCGGCCGACGACTCCCCCGCGATGCGGGGCGCGGACCCGGCGATCGTACTGGTCCCGGGCGTCGGCATGTTCTCCTACGGCAAGGACAAGCAGACCGCGCGCGTGGCGGGCGAGTTCTACCTCAACGCGATCAACGTCATGCACGGAGCGGAGTCGGTCTCCCGTTACGCGCCGATCGACGAGGCGGAGAAGTTCCGTATCGAGTACTGGGAGCTTGAGGAGGCGAAGCTGCGGCGGATGCCCCCGCAGAAACCGCTCGCCGCACGTGTCGCACTCGTGACGGGCGCGGGCTCCGGCATCGGCAAGGCCATCGCCCACCGGCTGGCCGCCGAGGGCGCCTGCGTGGTCGTGGCCGACCTGCACGCCGAGAACGCGGCAGCGGTCGCCGAGGAGCTCGGCGGACCCGACCGCGCCACCGCCGTCACCGTCGACGTGACCGACGAGCAGCGGATCAAGGAGGCCTTCCGTGCGGCCGTACTCGCCTACGGAGGCGTGGACCTGGTGGTGAACAACGCGGGAATCTCCATCTCGAAGCCGCTGCTGGAGACCACGGCCGAGGACTGGGACCTGCAGCACGACATCATGGCCCGCGGCTCCTTCCTGGTGTCCCGCGAGGCCACCCGTGTCATGACCGAGCAGGGGCTGGGCGGCGACATCGTCTACATCGCCTCGAAGAACGCCGTCTTCGCCGGCCCCCACAACATCGCCTACTCCGCGACCAAGGCCGACCAGGCGCACCAGGTCAGGCTGCTCGCCGCGGAGCTGGGCGAGCACGGCATCCGGGTCAACGGCGTAAACCCGGACGGTGTGGTCCGCGGCTCCGGGATCTTCGCCGGAGGGTGGGGGGCCAAGCGCGCGGCCGTGTACGGGGTCGAGGAGTCGGAGCTCGGCAAGTTCTACGCGCAGCGGACCCTGCTCAAACGCGAGGTTCTTCCCGAGCATGTCGCAGGCGCCGTCTTCGCTCTCACGGGCGGCGATCTGACACACACCACGGGTCTGCACATTCCCGTCGACGCCGGGGTGGCCGCCGCGTTCCTGCGCTGATCCCTCACCGTGCCCGTCCCTTCCGTACCGCCGAGGTAGACACCGTGCCGTCCCGCTCCCCGTCCTCCGCCACCGCCACGTTCGCCGCCGCCGATCTGGGGGCCACCAGCGGTCGGGTCATGGTCGGCAGGGCGGGCCCGGCCGAACTCGCTCTGACCGAGGTCCACCGCTTCCCGAACAGGCCGGTCGCGCTTCCCGACGGGCTCCACTGGGACGTGCTCGGCCTGTACCAGGGGGTGCTCGACGGTCTCGGGCACGCGGCACGCTCCGCGGGGATCGCGTCCGACGGGATCGCGTCCGTCGGGATCGACAGCTGGGCCGTGGACTACGGGCTGCTCGACGCGGAGGGGACTCTGCTCGGCAACCCCTACCACTACAGGGACGGCCGCACGGAAGGCGTGGCGGACCGACTTCACCGGGCTCTTCCCGCCGGTGAGCACTACGGCATCACGGGGCTTCAGCGGTTGCCCTTCAACACCGTCTTCCAACTGGCCGCGGCGGCCGGTGGTACGCAGCTCGCCGCCGCCAGGACGCTGTTGATGATCCCCGACCTCCTCACGTACTGGCTGACCGGCACGGTCGGCGCCGAGTCCACCAACGCGTCGACCACCGGCCTCTTCGACGCCCGCGCCGGCACCTGGTCCGACGCCGTCCTCGACCGGCTGGGCATCGAGCGCGCGCTGCTGCCGGCGCTGCGGCATCCGGGGGACAACGCGGGCACGCTGCTGCCAGGGGTGGTGTCGGCCACCGGGCTGCCCGCCTCCACTCCGGTGACCGCGGTGGCCTCGCACGACACCGCCTCGGCTGTCGCCGCGGTGCCCGCCACCGGCGACGGTTTCGCCTACATCTCCTGCGGCACCTGGTCGCTGGCGGGCCTGGAACTCGACGCCCCGGTCATCTCCGAGGCGTCGAGGGCGGCCGACTTCACCAATGAACGCGGCGTCGAAGGCACCTTCCGTTTCCTGCGGAACGTGATGGGGCTGTGGCTGCTCTCCGAGACCCTGCGCCGCTGGGCCGGGGACGGGCTGCCCACCGAGCTGGCTCCCCTGCTGGAACAGGCCGCCCGCGCACGCCCGTTCGCCGCGCTGGTCGATCCTGACGACCCGGCCTTCCTCTCCCCCGGCGACATACCCGCCCGTATCGCGGCCTACTGCGCCCGGACCGGCCAGACTCCGCCCCAGGACCGGGGTGCGACCGTCCGCTGTGTTCTGGAGAGCCTGGCGCTGGCCCACCGTGCGACCCTCCGTACGGCCGCCGAGCTGTCCGGCAGGGACATCCGTGTGGTGCACATGGTGGGCGGTGGCAGCCGCAACGAACTGCTCTGCCAACTGACCTCGGACGCCACCGGGCTGCCTGTCGTGGCGGGCCCCGCCGAGGCGACCGCGCTGGGCAACGTTCTCGTGCAGGCGCGCTCCCTCGGTGTCGTCGGTGAGCGCGCCGACATGCGCCGTCTGGTGGCCGCCACTCAGCCGCTGCGTCATTACCGCCCCGCGGGTGACGAGAGCGCCTGGTCGGCGGCGGCCCGGCGGGTGGGGCTCGACTGAGCGGGGTTGCGAGGCCCGAGGGAGGGCAGACCCCCGGAGGGCTGGGAGCGGGCCCGCGGGAGCGGGGGCCCGCAGCCGGGACAGGCGTGACGTCGGCGCCGGTACGGCAAGTGTGCCGCCAGTATCAGCCGCGCCAATCGGTGCGGTCGGCGCCGGGCGCGCCGTGCGGACGCCTGCACCAGCCGCGCGCATCGGTGACGTCAGGGCCGGGAGCAGCGTGCGTCACGCCAACACCAGCCACGCCCCTCGGCGAGGTCAGGGCCCAGTGCGCCGTGCGTGACACCAACACCAGCCACGCCCCTCGAAGAGATCAGCGTCGGCTGCGGCTCGACTCCCTGACGACCAGCTCGGGCTGGAGGACCACTCGCTGGTGCTCGTGGTCCTTCTGGTCGGGTCCGACCTCCTCCAGCAGCAGATCGGCCGCCATCCTCCCCATCGTCACCGCCGGCTGACGCACGGAGGTGAGCGGCACGGCGGCAGCGGCGGCGAACTCGATGTCGTCGTATCCGACGATGGCCAGCTCCTTGGGTACGGCGATCCCCGCGGCGTAGACCTCCTGGAGGACCCCGAGGGCGAGCAGGTCGTTGGCGCAGAACACCGCGGTGGGCCGTTCGGCCAGGCCGAGCAGCCGGGCTCCCGCGTCCCGGCCCGCCCGCACGTCCAGGCGCTGCGCCGGGATCTCCAGGAGCGCCTCGGGGGGCAGCCCGGCCTCGGCCAGGGCCATCAGCATCCCCGCACGGCGGTCCCTGACCTGCGGCACGTGGGAGGGCCCGCTGATGTAGGCGATCGTGCGGTGTCCCGCGCCGATCAGGTGCCGTCCCGCGAGCGCGCCTCCGACGGTGTCGTCCACGGAGACGGAACACACCTCGGCCCTCTCGCCGACCCTGTCCACGAGTACGAAGGGGATCTTCTGGCGCCGCAGCAGCTTGAGGCTGGCACCTGTCGTGTCGGCGGGGGTCAACAGGACACCGCGGACCCGGTGTTCCATGAAGAGCGACAGATAGGCCGCTTCCTCGGTGGGGCTCTGTCCGCTGTTGCAGACCATGACGCCGAGTCCGGCCGCGCGGGCGGCGGACTCGGCGCCCTTGGCCACATCCACGAAGAAGGGGTTGCCCATGTCCAGGACCAGCAGCGCCATGATGCGGCTCTGCCCGGCCCGCAGTTGCCGTGCGGACTCGCTGCGTACGTAGCCCAGTCGCCTGATGACGGACAGGACCCGCTCCTTGGTCTCCTCGGAGACGGAGTCGGGGCGGTTGATGACGTTGGACACCGTGCCCACGGAGACGCCAGCCTCGCGCGCCACATCCTTGATCCCCGCCATGCGTCCCAGCTCTCTCCAGGGGCAGCACCGGCCCCAGTGCGTCCGTGCGGTCCGCACGTTCCCCGTGTGCGGTCAGCGTAGTGAATCACTCGCAATGAATCGTTTTAACACACTCCCACCACGGGCGGGGAGGCGCCGTCCGACCGCACCACGACACCGAGCGTGGAAGGCGGATATGTCCGCTTTCTCGCGCCTGCATGCTACGTGACGACATCCGTCGACCCCGCCCCACCCGACCCGCGCTCCCCGATTCGAGAGCGGACGCACGGGCGACGGGTGAGCCCAGGACCGGTCAATTCAAGTCAGTCGATTGATTTATGAACACCGCCTCCGATTGACTGCGTCGCATCAGCACACGATCCGAGGAGGCCACAGATGAGCGAAGTTCAGGACGAGGCCGGGCCCACGGAGGCCTTCACGTACCCGATCGTCTCGTCGAAGGCGCTGGAACCGCCTGAGCGGTGGGCGGAGCTGCGGCAGACCTGTCCGGTAGCGCGGGTGACCTTGCCGAGCGGCGACGAGGCGACACTGCTGACGCGGTACGCGGATGTGAAGACCGCCCTGTCCGACCCGCGACTGAGCCGTGAGGGGCTGGCGTCGCCCGGCGCGGCCCGCATCTCGGGCGGGGACGCGGAGGGCGTCTTCAGCAGTCCGATGGCGAAGGCCCTCAACGCCGAAGGGCACGAGCGCTGGCGCCGGATGGTCGGCAAGTGGTTCACCGCGAAACGGATGACGGCGCTGCGGGCGGACATGGAGTCCATGGCCGACCGGCTCATCGACGCGATGCTCGACCACGGGGGCCCCGCGGACCTCATCACCCACCTCGCCTTCCCACTCCCCGTCCATGTCATCTGCGCCATGCTCGGGGTGCCGGAAAGCGACAGGGACAAATTCAAGGGCTGGTCGGACACGTTCCTCAATCTGACGCGGTACACCCGCGAGGAGACCGACACGGCGTACCGGGAGTTCGCCGCCTACATGTCGGGTCTGATCGACGAGAAGCGCGCGGCGCCCGGCGACGATCTGCTCAGCCTGCTCATGGACGGCGCCGACGCCGAGGGCCGGCCGATGTCGGACGCGGGTCTTGTCGCCACCGGACAGGCGCTGCTGCTCGCGGGCCACGAGACGACGGCCGGGTTCATCGCGATGATGACAGCGCACCTGCTCTCGGACCGAAGCCGCTGGGAGCGGCTGGTGGAGGACGGTTCACTGGTGCGCCAGGCCGTGGAGGAGGTGCTCAGGTTCGATCCGAACGGCAGTGGCTTCGGCATGCTGCGCTACGTCCACGAGGACACCGAGCTCTCCGGCGGGGCGGTGACGAGCGGGACCACCGTGGTGTGCAGCATGGCATCGGCCAACCGCGACGAGAGCGTCTGGGAGAACGCGGACGAGATGGACCTGGGCCGCTCACCCAACCCGCATCTCGCCTTCGGCGCCGGCCCCCACTCGTGTCTCGGCCAGCCGCTGGCCCGCACCGAACTCCAAGCAGTGCTCAGCGTCCTGCTGCGCCGGCTTCCCACCCTGGACCTCGCCGTCGACCCCGCGGAGCTGCGCCGGCGCGAGGGGCTGCTCACCGCGCCGCTGCGTGAGCTGCCGGTGACGTGGTGAGCGGAGTGACCACCCGCGCGGACCAGGTGGCCGCGACCCGTCGGGCGATCATGTCCGCGGCGGAGTGACTCGTCGCTGAACACGGATTCTCGGCCGTGTCGAACCGCAGGATCGGCCAGGAGGGGGGTCAGGGCAATGTCACCGCCGTCAGCTTCCACTTCGGGAGCAGGACCGGGCTGATGCGCGCCATCATCACAGGCCACGGCGAGCAGGCCGACCGGATCCGGCAGCGGCACGTGGCCGCGACCGGTGACAGCGGCGACATCCGCGAGTGGGTGGGTTGTCTCGTGAGGCCGGTGACGGAGCATCTGGCCTCGCTCGGCACTCCGTCGCGGCAGGCCGACGGGGTCCGGCGCGTGGACGGCGGTCCGCGCGTCCCGGTGTGCGGCCGTCCCGTCCAGAAGCGGTGACCGGCGCCGACGTGGAAGGCTGGCGGCCTCTCGATCCCTGTGGCAGCGTCCCAGCCATGCCGAATACCGACGCCATCCTGATCACCACACTCGCGGAGCGGTCCGAGTTGATCACCCGTGTCTACGAGATCTCCGAGATCTGGCCGGCCTTCATGCGGCACGATCCGGTCGCCGTCGCCCTCTTGGATCTGGTGCCGGAGGACTTCCCGCGCTACTGCGTCGTAGCGACGGACGGCGAACGGGTTGTCGCACGGGGGCTCTGCGTCCCCTTCGACGCCGAGGCCGAGGGGCGCGAGGAGCTTCCGGACCAGGGGTGGGACCGCGTGCTGGCGTGGGCCTCCCACGACAGACGGCTCGGGCGGCCGGGCACGACCGCGAGCGCGCTGGAGATCACGGTCGACGCCGAGTATCTCGGGCAGGGCCTGTCCTACCGCATGCTGGGCGCGATGCGCGACGCGGTAGGCCGACAGGGCTTCGGGACGCTGTTGGCGCCGGTCCGTCCGACGGCCAAGCACCGCCACCCGTACGTTCCGATGACCGAGTACATCGGCCGGCTGCGCGCGGACGGTCTGCCCGTCGACCCGTGGCTGCGCGTCCACGTAAAGAGCGGCGGCAGGATCGAGAGAGTGGCTCCGGCGTCGATGACCATCGGCGGCTCCCTCGCCCAGTGGCGCCGCTGGACGGGCCTCCCCTTCGACAGGGACGGCGAGGTCGTGGTGGATGGGGCCCTGGTTCCTGTGGAGTGCGGGACCGGGCACGACTACGCGGTCTATGTGGAACCCAATGTGTGGGTACGACATCGCACGCGCACCGGTGACTCCGATATCCGGTAGCGGTACCGAGGCCGAGGTCCGGTAGCGGCACCGACGTCGAGACCCGACAGCGGCACCGACGTCGAAATCCGGGGAGCGCGAGGGGCGGACCCACCCGGTTCGGGCGCCAGTCCCGACGGTGCCGACGCCGACCTCGCGACATCCGCGCCCCCGCACCCGGCGGCCGGCGGCACGTCCACGGACCGAAAGATTCACCAAGTCTATTTACATCGATGTAATCCAGTGCTGACATGTGGTCTCTCGCCAAGAACTCTCGTTGGAGGGCCCCATGTTCGGACACCTTGACGCTCACCCGACGCCATCGGCAACCGACCCGGCTCCGCCCAGGCCCGAGTACCCGCGACCGTCGTTCGCCCGTACCGACTGGCTGAACCTCAACGGGACGTGGGAGTTCGCCAGGGACCCCGGCGACAGCGGTCTGGAGCGCGGGCTGCTCGAACAGCCCCTGCCCGAGCGGATCACCGTCCCCTTCTGCCCCGAGTCGGAGCTGTCCGGCATCGGCGACACCGACTTCCTGCACGCCGTCTGGTACCGCAGGACGGTGACGATTCCCGCCGCCTGGGCCGGCCGTCGAGCGGTGCTGCACTTCGGGGCCGTCGATCACGACTCCACCGTCTGGGTCAACGGCACGGAAGTGGCCCGGCACAGCGGCGGGTTCACCCCCTTCAGCGCCGATCTCAGCGATGTGGCGCGACCCGGTGAAGAGGCCGTGATCGTGGTGCGGGCGAGAGACACCGCCCACGGCCCCCAGGCCCGTGGCAAGCAGTCGACCGAGTACGCCAACAGCGCCTGCAACTACACGCGGACGACCGGGATATGGCAGACCGTGTGGATGGAGCCGGTCGCCGATGTGCACCTGCGCCGTCCGCTGATCACCCCCGACCTGGGCGGCGGCCTTTTCCACCTGGAGCTGCCGCTCTCCGCCAACCGCCCCGGCCACCGGGTGCGCGCCCGGCTGAGCGACGCGGACGGCACCGTGGCGCAGGCGTCGGTCCGCGCCGATCTGGACCTCGCACCCCGGCTGGTCCTGCAAGTGCCCGCCGACCGCAGCCGCCCCTGGTCACCGCAGGACCCGCATCTGTACGGGCTGCTGCTGGAGATCGTGGACGACGGCGGCGAGGTGGTGGACCGCGCCGTCTGCACGGCCGGTCTGCGCTCGGTCTCCATCGACGGCAAGCGGCTCCTGCTCAACGGGCAGCCGGTCTTCCAACGTCTGGTGCTCGACCAGGGCTGGTACCCCGACGGGCTGATGACCGCGCCCGACGACGCGGCGCTGGTCCGCGACATCGAGCTGTCCATGGCGGCCGGCTTCAACGGCGCACGACTGCACCAGAAGGTGTTCGAGGAGCGGTTCCTGCACCACGCGGACCGTCTCGGGTATCTGGTGTGGGGCGAGTTCGGCGACTGGGGCTGCCACACGCCCGGCGGCACGACACGGGACAACCAGCGGCCCACCGCCGGGTACGTCGCCCAGTGGCTGGAGGCGCTGGAGCGGGACCGGTCGCATCCTTCGATCGTCGGCTGGTGCCCCCTCAACGAGACCCACCAGCTGCTGCACGACCGGCACACGGTGCTCGACGACGTGACCCGCGCGATGTTCCTCGCCACCAAGGCCGCGGACACCTCCCGTCCGGTCATCGACGCCTCCGGCTACTCCCACCGGGTCGCGGAGACCGACGTCTACGACTCCCACAGCTACGAGCAGGACCCGGCGGCGTTCCGCGCGCGACTCGCCGGCCTCGCCGAGGGCGACCCGTACGTCAACCCCCGCGACCAGCAGCCGGACGTCACGTGGTCGCTCCCCTACCGCGGGCAGCCGTACTTCGTCAGCGAGTTCGGTGGCGTGTGGTGGAACCCGGAGGAGGCGCGGGCGGCGGGCGAGGACCGCACGGTCTCCTGGGGGTACGGACAGCGTCCCCGGGACGAGGAGGACTTCCACCAGCGGTTCTCCGGCCTCGTCGGGGTCCTGCTGGACGACCCTGACATGTTCGGCTACTGCTACACCCAGCTCACCGACGTCTTCCAGGAGCAGAACGGCGTCTACCGTTTCGACCGCTCCCAGAAGCTGGACGTGAGCCGCGTGCGGGACGCCCAGCTCCGGCCCGCAGCCTACGAGAAGGGCACCTCAGGACCGGCCGACGCCGGCTCCTCCCCGAAGGCTGAGGCGTGATGCCCGGCCGCTCCACCAGCAGGCGGGCCCTGCTGCGTGGCGCCCTGTTCGGCGCGTCCGCCGCCGCTCTCACCCCCGCCCTCGCCGCGTGCGGCTCCGTGGCCGGCGCCGTCTCGTCGGACGCGGACATCCAGTTCTGGCACCTCTTCTCCGGCGCCGACGGCGCCCTGATGCAGAACATGATCGCCGACGTGGAGAAACGGGTCCCGGAACTCCGGCCCAGGAGCACGGTGCTGGAGTGGGGCGCCGCCTATTACACCAAGCTGGCGATGGCCTCGGCCGGCGGGCGCGCCCCCGATGTCGCGGTCATGCATGTGTCACGGCTGGCGGGCTACGCCCCCGGCGGTCTGCTCGACCCCTGGGACCTGGACCTCCTCGCCGAGTTCGGCGTGGCGAGGGACGAACTGAACCCGAAGGTCTCCGCGCTCGGCCGCTACGACGACAAGCCCTTCGCCATACCGTTGGACACCCACCCCTTCGTGGTCTTCTACGACCGTGACGTCATGGACAAGTCGGGGCTGCTCGACAGCCAGGGGAAGCTGATACCACTGGAGAACCCGGAGAACTTCCTGGAGGCCGCCGCGAAACTGCGGAAGGACACCGGGAAGCTCGGCCCTGTCGTCGGTGTCTTCAGCGACACGGCCCAGGCCTGGCGGCTGTTCTGGGGCTTCTACAGCCAGACCGGCGGCCCTTTCGACCTCTCGGAGAAGAAGCCGCGGGTCGACGAGGACAAGATGGCGAAAGTCATCGACTTCATCAAGAAGCTGACCGCGCCGGACTGCCGCACCATGGACTACCCGGCCGCCATCGCGGCATTCACCACCCGCCGTTCGCCCTTCGTCTTCTCCGGCGAGTGGGAGTCGGCGACC from Streptomyces tsukubensis encodes:
- a CDS encoding extracellular solute-binding protein, which translates into the protein MPGRSTSRRALLRGALFGASAAALTPALAACGSVAGAVSSDADIQFWHLFSGADGALMQNMIADVEKRVPELRPRSTVLEWGAAYYTKLAMASAGGRAPDVAVMHVSRLAGYAPGGLLDPWDLDLLAEFGVARDELNPKVSALGRYDDKPFAIPLDTHPFVVFYDRDVMDKSGLLDSQGKLIPLENPENFLEAAAKLRKDTGKLGPVVGVFSDTAQAWRLFWGFYSQTGGPFDLSEKKPRVDEDKMAKVIDFIKKLTAPDCRTMDYPAAIAAFTTRRSPFVFSGEWESATYRGSGIDLGAAPLPTLFGRPATQADSHTFVLPHQDDPDPARRRGAHRLVAEILTSSLTWAKAGHVPAYLPVVESKAYAALDPQASYAPAADHPALDPQAWFTGSGSDFQARMCQALQSAINGSASTGSTVKKMLSEIDFFLSKPNPA